Within the Balnearium lithotrophicum genome, the region CTGAGTCGATATCGTGGAAAGAACTCCCAGTATGTAGATGACTATGTCCTTCTGATTCCCTGTGAATTTCCCTTGGGCAAAGTAGAAAAACAGGGCAAATGTCGCTAATACCGTTGTTAACGCAAGTACTGACGGGAAAATCTTATTGAAAAAGGGTGCCTTATCGGATGTGGAAACTTTTGCGTAGGTTTCCCTTGCACTCTGGGTATCCTGCAGATAAGCTCTTTCTCTATCAAGCTGTAGTTGCTCTTCTTTTAACTTTAGTTCCTCCTGCTGGATTAATTGTTGGAATTTCTCTTTGTCTGTTGTAACGAAGTCGTCTACTATGTCTTTTACTCCGTCAATTATTGACTTTCCCAGTCCACCAGTTAGAAGACCTATGAGACCCACGATAGAACCTCCAAAGCTCTGTTTATCCATCCCCGCAGGTAGACTGCATAACGTTTGGGGTTTTCATCTGCAAGGGCTGTGTAGAAGGCTATTCTGGCTAAAGTGAAGTCTTTTATGAACTCTTCTGGATTTGCACTGTTAAGGGCAGAGAGGGTTTTAGGTCCAAGTATGCCGTCTGCCTTTAAGCCTAAGATTCTCTGGGCAAGTTTGAGGGTCTGTCTGATTCCTAAGTTAACGGATGTTTCAAAGAGGAGGTCTCTGATTTTTTCACTCTTTACTTCCTCAAATGGTTTGTAGAAGTTTTCGTAGTAGAAATTCTCTACCAGCTTGAAAGGAGGTTCTTTCCCTCTGTCTATCCACTCCCAGCCCTCCCAGTCAGGGTGAGCTTTCCGATAGATGCCCGCATAGGTTTCAAAGTTTTCTGTGGGGTTGCGGTGTAGTTTTAA harbors:
- a CDS encoding glycoside hydrolase family 108 protein, whose protein sequence is MAFQEALQKVLRLEGGLKLHRNPTENFETYAGIYRKAHPDWEGWEWIDRGKEPPFKLVENFYYENFYKPFEEVKSEKIRDLLFETSVNLGIRQTLKLAQRILGLKADGILGPKTLSALNSANPEEFIKDFTLARIAFYTALADENPKRYAVYLRGWINRALEVLSWVS